In one Melopsittacus undulatus isolate bMelUnd1 chromosome 4, bMelUnd1.mat.Z, whole genome shotgun sequence genomic region, the following are encoded:
- the SEC23A gene encoding protein transport protein Sec23A, whose amino-acid sequence MTTFLEFIQQNEDRDGVRFSWNVWPSSRLEATRMVVPVAALFTPLKERPDLPPIQYEPVLCSRTTCRAVLNPLCQVDYRAKLWACNFCYQRNQFPPTYAGISEMNQPAELLPQFSSIEYVVQRGPQMPLIFLYVVDTCMEDEDLQALKESMQMSLSLLPPTALVGLITFGRMVHVHELGCEGISKSYVFRGTKDLSAKQLQEMLGLTKVAVSQVGRGPQVQQPPPSNRFLQPVQKIDMNLTDLLGELQRDPWPVPQGKRPLRSSGVALSIAVGLLECTFPNTGARIMMFIGGPATQGPGMVVGDELKLPIRSWHDIEKDNAKYVKKGTKHFEALANRAATNGHVIDIYACALDQTGLLEMKCCPNYTGGYMVMGDSFNTSLFKQTFQRVFTKDMQGQFKMGFGGTLEIKTSREVKVSGAIGPCVSLNSKGPCVSENEIGTGGTCQWKICGLNPTTTLALYFEVVNQHNAPIPQGGRGAIQFVTQYQHSSGQRRIRVTTVARNWADAQTQIQNIAASFDQEAAAILMARLAVYRAETEEGPDVLRWLDRQLIRLCQKFGEYHKDDPSSFRFSETFSLYPQFMFHLRRSPFLQVFNNSPDESSYYRHHFMRQDLTQSLIMVQPILYAYSFNGPPEPVLLDSSSILPDRILLMDTFFQILIYHGETIAQWRKSGYQDMPEYENFHHLLQAPIDDAQEILHSRFPMPRYIDTEHGGSQARFLLSKVNPSQTHNNMYAWGQESGAPILTDDVSLQVFMDHLKKLAVSSAA is encoded by the exons ATGACAACGTTCCTGGAATTTATCCAGCAGAATGAGGACAGAGATGGAGTTAGATTCAGCTGGAATGTTTGGCCTTCAAGTCGTCTTGAAGCCACAAGAATGGTAGTCCCAGTGGCTGCCCTCTTCACGCCATTGAAGGAACGGCCAGACTTGCCTCCTATTCAATATGAGCCAGTTTTGTGCAGTAGAACCACGTGTCGAGCCGTTTTGAATCCCTTATG CCAAGTGGATTATCGAGCAAAACTCTGGGCTTGCAACTTCTGTTATCAGAGAAATCag tttCCTCCTACCTATGCTGGCATATCTGAAATGAATCAGCCAGCTGAACTCTTGCCTCAGTTCTCCAGCATTGAATATGTAGTACAG CGTGGTCCTCAGATGCCTTTGATATTTCTTTATGTTGTGGACACATGCATGGAAGATGAAGACTTGCAAGCTCTGAAGGAATCCATGCAAATGTCACTTAGTCTCCTGCCACCAACTGCATTAGTAGGTCTCATTACCTTTGGCCGCATGGTGCATGTTCATGAGCTTGGCTGTGAAGGAATTTCCAAAAGCTATGTCTTCAGAGGAACAAAGGACCTCTCTGCAAAACAGCTTCAG GAAATGCTAGGGCTCACAAAAGTAGCCGTTTCACAAGTCGGTCGGGGTCCTCAAGTGCAGCAGCCACCGCCGTCTAACAG ATTTTTGCAGCCAGTGCAGAAAATTGACATGAATCTTACTGATCTTTTGGGTGAACTGCAGCGGGATCCTTGGCCAGTTCCACAAGGAAAACGGCCCTTACGTTCTTCTGGAGTGGCTCTTTCTATAGCTGTAGGGCTCCTTGAG tgcACTTTCCCCAATACCGGTGCACGTATAATGATGTTCATTGGGGGACCAGCTACACAAGGACCTGGCATGGTTGTAGGGGATGAGCTGAAGTTACCTATAAGATCATGGCATGACATTGAAAAAGACAATGCTAAATATGTTAAGAAGGGTACTAAG CATTTTGAAGCCCTGGCTAATCGAGCTGCAACAAATGGTCATGTTATTGACATCTATGCATGTGCTTTGGATCAAACTGGTCTTCTGGAGATGAAGTGTTGTCCCAACTACACAGG AGGCTACATGGTAATGGGAGACTCTTTCAATACATCTTTATTTAAACAGACCTTTCAGAGGGTGTTTACGAAAGATATGCAAGGACAATTTAAAATGGGATTTGGTGGCACATTAGAAATAAAG ACTTCAAGAGAAGTGAAGGTTTCTGGAGCAATTGGACCCTGTGTTTCTCTCAACTCTAAAGGACCTTGTGTCTCAGAAAAT GAGATTGGAACGGGAGGTACTTGTCAGTGGAAGATTTGTGGACTTAATCCTACTACAACACTTGCACTGTACTTCGAGGTGGTCAACCAG CACAATGCTCCTATTCCTCAAGGAGGACGTGGTGCAATTCAGTTTGTGACTCAGTACCAGCATTCCAGTGGACAGAGACGTATCAGGGTGACCACAGTTGCCAGAAA CTGGGCAGATGCACAgacacaaatccaaaacattgCTGCATCTTTTGACCAGGAAGCTGCTGCGATTCTCATGGCTAGATTGGCAGTGTATAGGGCAGAGACAGAAGAGGGGCCTGATGTGCTTAGGTGGCTGGACAGGCAACTGATACGACTG TGTCAGAAATTTGGAGAATATCACAAGGATGATCCAAGCtctttcagattttcagaaaCCTTTTCACTTTACCCACAG ttcatGTTTCACTTGCGAAGATCTCCTTTCTTACAAGTTTTTAATAACAGTCCAGATGAGAGCTCATACTATCGTCATCATTTTATGCGTCAAGATTTAACCCAGTCACTTATCATGGTTCAGCCAATTCTCTATGCCTACTCATTTAATGGACCTCCAGAG cCTGTTCTTctggacagcagcagcattttacCAGATCGGATTCTCCTCATGGACACCTTTTTCCAGATCCTTATTTATCATGGAGAG aCCATAGCTCAGTGGCGTAAATCAGGTTACCAAGATATGCCGGAATATGAAAACTTTCACCACTTGCTACAAGCTCCAATAGACGATGCTCAAGAAATTCTCCATTCCAGATTTCCAATGCCCAGATACATTGATACAGAACATGGAGGAAGCCAG gctCGTTTCCTGCTTTCTAAAGTGAACCCTTCTCAGACTCATAACAATATGTATGCGTGGGGACAG GAGTCTGGAGCACCCATTCTCACTGATGATGTCAGTTTGCAAGTGTTCATGGATCATCTGAAGAAACTTGCTGTTTCTAGTGCTGCCTGA